A stretch of Equus caballus isolate H_3958 breed thoroughbred chromosome 11, TB-T2T, whole genome shotgun sequence DNA encodes these proteins:
- the MINK1 gene encoding misshapen-like kinase 1 isoform X46 has product MGDPAPARSLDDIDLSALRDPAGIFELVEVVGNGTYGQVYKGRHVKTGQLAAIKVMDVTEDEEEEIKQEINMLKKYSHHRNIATYYGAFIKKSPPGNDDQLWLVMEFCGAGSVTDLVKNTKGNALKEDCIAYICREILRGLAHLHAHKVIHRDIKGQNVLLTENAEVKLVDFGVSAQLDRTVGRRNTFIGTPYWMAPEVIACDENPDATYDYRSDIWSLGITAIEMAEGAPPLCDMHPMRALFLIPRNPPPRLKSKKWSKKFIDFIDTCLIKTYLSRPPTEQLLKFPFIRDQPTERQVRIQLKDHIDRSRKKRGEKEETEYEYSGSEEEDDSHGEEGEPSSIMNVPGESTLRREFLRLQQENKSNSEALKQQQQQQLQQQQQRDPEAHIKHLLHQRQRRIEEQKEERRRVEEQQRREREQRKLQEKEQQRRLEDMQALRREEERRQAEREQEYKRKQLEEQRQSERLQRQLQQEHAYLKSLQQQQQQQQLQKQQQQQQQQILPGDRKPLYHYGRGINPADKPAWAREVEERTRMNKQQNSPLAKTKPSSTGPEPPVPQASPGPPGPLSQTPPMQRPVEPQEGPHKSLVAHRVPLKPYAAPVPRSQSLQDQPTRNLAAFPASHDPDPAVPTPTATPSARGAVIRQNSDPTSEGPGPSPNPPAWVRPDNEAPPKVPQRTSSIATALNTSGAGGSRPAQAVRASNPDLRRSDPGWERSDSVLPASHGHLPQAGSLERNRVGASSKLDSSPVLSPGNKAKPDDHRSRPGRPADFVLLKERTMDEAPRPPKKAMDYSSSSEEVESSEDEEEESNGEPSEGSRDTPGARSDGDTDSVSTMVVHDVEEIAGTQTPYGGGTMVVQRTPEEERSLLHADSNGYTNLPDVVQPSHSPTESSRGQSPPSKEGGGDYQSRGLVKAPGKSSFTMFVDLGIYQPGGSGDTIPITALVGGEGSRLDQLQYDVRKGSVVNVNPTNTRAHSETPEIRKYKKRFNSEILCAALWGVNLLVGTENGLMLLDRSGQGKVYGLIGRRRFQQMDVLEGLNLLITISGKRNKLRVYYLSWLRNKILHNDPEVEKKQGWTTVGDMEGCGHYRVVKYERIKFLVIALKNSVEVYAWAPKPYHKFMAFKSFADLPHRPLLVDLTVEEGQRLKVIYGSSAGFHAVDVDSGNSYDIYIPVHIQSQITPHAIIFLPNTDGMEMLLCYEDEGVYVNTYGRIIKDVVLQWGEMPTSVAYICSNQIMGWGEKAIEIRSVETGHLDGVFMHKRAQRLKFLCERNDKVFFASVRSGGSSQVYFMTLNRNCIMNW; this is encoded by the exons GACCCTGCTGGAATCTTTGAACTGGTGGAGGTGGTCGGCAATGGAACCTACGGACAGGTGTACAAG GGTCGGCATGTCAAGACTGGGCAGCTGGCTGCCATCAAGGTCATGGATGTCACGGAG gatgaggaggaggagatcaAACAGGAGATCAACATGTTGAAAAAATATTCTCACCACCGCAACATTGCCACCTACTATGGGGCTTTTATCAAGAAGAGCCCCCCTGGAAACGACGACCAGCTCTGG CTGGTGATGGAGTTCTGTGGTGCTGGCTCTGTGACGGACCTGGTAAAGAACACCAAAGGAAACGCCCTGAAGGAGGACTGCATCGCCTACATCTGCAGGGAGATTCTCCGG GGTCTGGCCCACCTCCACGCCCACAAGGTGATCCACCGAGACATCAAGGGGCAGAACGTCCTGCTGACAGAGAATGCTGAGGTCAAGCTAG TGGATTTTGGGGTGAGTGCTCAGCTGGACCGCACCGTGGGCAGGCGGAACACTTTCATTGGGACCCCCTACTGGATGGCCCCGGAGGTCATCGCCTGTGATGAGAACCCCGATGCCACCTACGATTACAGG AGTGACATTTGGTCCCTAGGAATCACAGCCATCGAGATGGCAGAGGGAGCCCCCC CTCTGTGTGACATGCACCCTATGCGAGCCCTCTTCCTCATCCCTCGGAACCCACCACCCAGACTCAAGTCTAAGAAATG GTCTAAGAAGTTCATCGACTTCATTGACACATGTCTCATCAAGACATACCTGAGCCGCCCACCGACAGAGCAGCTGCTGAAGTTCCCCTTCATCCGCGACCAGCCCACGGAGCGGCAGGTCCGCATCCAGCTCAAGGACCACATCGACCGATCCCGGAAGAAACGAGGCGAGAAGG AGGAGACAGAATACGAGTACAGCGGCAGCGAAGAGGAAGATGACAGCcatggagaggaaggagagccAAG CTCCATCATGAACGTGCCCGGGGAGTCGACCCTGCGCAGGGAATTTCTCCGGCTCCAGCAGGAGAATAAGAGCAATTCAGAGGCtctaaagcagcagcagcagcagcagctgcagcagcagcaacagcgaGACCCCGAGGCGCACATCAAACACCTCCTGCACCAGCGGCAGCGCCGCATCGAGGAGCAGAAGGAGGAGCGGCGGCGCGTCGAGGAG CAACAGCGGCGGGAGCGGGAGCAGCGGAAGCTGCAGGAGAAGGAGCAGCAGCGGCGGCTGGAGGACATGCAGGCCCTGCGGCGTGAGGAGGAGCGGCGGCAGGCCGAGCGGGAGCAG GAATACAAGCGGAAGCAGCTGGAAGAGCAGCGGCAGTCAGAGCGTCTCCAGAGGCAGCTGCAGCAGGAGCATGCCTACCTCAAGtccctgcagcagcagcagcagcagcagcaacttcagaagcagcagcagcagcagcagcagcaaatccTGCCCGGGGACAGGAAGCCCCTGTATCATTATGGTCGGGGCATTAACCCCGCTGACAAACCAGCCTGGGCCCGAGAG GTAGAAGAGAGGACGAGGATGAACAAACAGCAGAACTCTCCCTTGGCCAAGACCAAGCCAAGCAGCACAGGGCCTGAGCCCCCTGTCCCCCAGGCCTCCCCTGGGCCCCCAGGACCCCTGTCCCAAACTCCTCCTATGCAGAGGCCGGTGGAGCCCCAGGAGGGACCACACAAG AGCCTGGTGGCACACCGGGTCCCACTGAAGCCATATGCAGCGCCTGTACCCCGATCCCAGTCCCTGCAGGACCAGCCCACCAGAAACCTGGCTGCCTTCCCAGCCTCTCACGACCCCGACCCTGCTGTCCCCACACCCACCGCCACGCCCAGCGCCCGAGGAGCTGTCATCCGCCAGAATTCAGACCCCACCTCCGAAGGGCCTGGCCCCAGCCCGAACCCCCCAGCCTGGGTCCGGCCAGATAATGAGGCCCCACCCAAG gTGCCTCAGAGGACCTCATCTATTGCCACTGCCCTTAACACCAGTGGGGCCGGAGGGTCCCGGCCAGCTCAGGCTGTCCGTGCCAG TAACCCCGACCTCAGGAGGAGTGACCCTGGCTGGGAGCGATCAGACAGTGTCCTCCCAGCCTCTCATGGGCACCTCCCCCAGGCTGGTTCACTGGAGCGGAACCGTGTGGGAG CTTCCTCCAAACTGGACAGCTCCCCAGTGCTCTCCCCTGGGAACAAAGCCAAGCCTGATGACCACCGCTCACGGCCAGGCCGGCCTGCA GATTTTGTGTTGCTGAAAGAGCGGACCATGGACGAGGCCCCCCGGCCTCCCAAGAAGGCCATGGACTACTCTTCATCCAGTGAGGAAGTGGAGAGCAgtgaggacgaggaggaggaaaGCAACGGCGAACCATCAGAGGGGAGCAGAGATACCCCTGGGGCCCG CAGCGATGGAGACACAGACAGCGTCAGCACCATGGTGGTCCACGACGTGGAGGAGATAGCCGGGACCCAGACCCCCTATGGGGGCGGGACTATGGTGGTCCAGCGT ACTCCTGAAGAGGAGCGAAGCCTGCTGCACGCCGACAGCAACGGTTACACAAACCTGCCGGATGTGGTCCAGCCCAGCCACTCACCCACCGAGAGCAGCAGAGGTCAAAGCCCCCCCTCAAAGGAGGGAGGCGGCGAC TACCAGTCTCGAGGGCTTGTAAAGGCCCCTGGCAAGAGCTCCTTCACGATGTTTGTGGACCTAGGGATCTACCAGCCTGGAGGCAGTGGGGACACCATCCCTATCACAG CCCTAGTGGGTGGAGAGGGCAGTCGGCTCGATCAGCTACAATATGATGTGCGGAAAGGCTCTGTGGTCAACGTGAACCCCACCAATACCCGGGCCCACAGTGAAACCCCCGAGATTCGGAAGTACAAGAAGCGCTTCAATTCCGAGATCCTCTGTGCAGCCCTTTGGG GGGTCAACCTGCTGGTGGGCACCGAGAACGGGCTGATGTTGCTGGACCGAAGTGGGCAGGGCAAGGTGTATGGACTCATCGGGCGGCGACGCTTCCAGCAAATGGATGTGCTGGAAGGACTCAACTTGCTCATCACCATCTCAG ggaaaaggaacaaactgcGGGTGTATTACCTGTCCTGGCTCCGGAACAAGATTCTGCACAATGACCCAGAAGTGGAGAAGAAGCAGGGCTGGACCACCGTGGGGGACATGGAGGGCTGCGGGCACTACCGCGTTG TGAAATATGAACGCATTAAGTTCCTGGTCATCGCCCTGAAGAACTCCGTGGAGGTGTATGCCTGGGCCCCCAAACCCTACCACAAATTCATGGCCTTCAAG tCCTTCGCTGACCTCCCTCACCGCCCTCTGCTGGTTGACTTGACCGTAGAGGAGGGACAGCGGCTCAAGGTCATCTATGGCTCCAGTGCTGGCTTCCATGCTGTGGATGTTGACTCGGGGAACAGCTATGACATCTACATCCCTGTGCAT ATCCAGAGCCAGATCACACCCCATGCCATCATCTTCCTCCCCAACACCGATGGCATGGAGATGCTACTGTGCTATGAGGACGAGGGCGTCTACGTCAACACATATGGGCGGATCATTAAGGATGTGGTGCTGCAGTGGGGGGAGATGCCCACTTCTGTGG CCTACATCTGCTCCAACCAGATAATGGGCTGGGGTGAGAAAGCCATTGAGATCCGCTCCGTGGAGACGGGCCACCTGGATGGGGTCTTCATGCACAAACGAGCCCAGAGGCTCAAGTTCCTGTGTGAGCGGAATGACAAG GTGTTTTTTGCCTCAGTCCGCTCCGGGGGCAGCAGCCAAGTTTACTTCATGACTCTGAACCGTAACTGCATCATGAACTGGTGA
- the MINK1 gene encoding misshapen-like kinase 1 isoform X29 codes for MGDPAPARSLDDIDLSALRDPAGIFELVEVVGNGTYGQVYKGRHVKTGQLAAIKVMDVTEDEEEEIKQEINMLKKYSHHRNIATYYGAFIKKSPPGNDDQLWLVMEFCGAGSVTDLVKNTKGNALKEDCIAYICREILRGLAHLHAHKVIHRDIKGQNVLLTENAEVKLVDFGVSAQLDRTVGRRNTFIGTPYWMAPEVIACDENPDATYDYRSDIWSLGITAIEMAEGAPPLCDMHPMRALFLIPRNPPPRLKSKKWSKKFIDFIDTCLIKTYLSRPPTEQLLKFPFIRDQPTERQVRIQLKDHIDRSRKKRGEKEETEYEYSGSEEEDDSHGEEGEPSSIMNVPGESTLRREFLRLQQENKSNSEALKQQQQQQLQQQQQRDPEAHIKHLLHQRQRRIEEQKEERRRVEEQQRREREQRKLQEKEQQRRLEDMQALRREEERRQAEREQEYIRHRLEEEQRQLEILQQQLLQEQALLLEYKRKQLEEQRQSERLQRQLQQEHAYLKSLQQQQQQQQLQKQQQQQQQQILPGDRKPLYHYGRGINPADKPAWAREVEERTRMNKQQNSPLAKTKPSSTGPEPPVPQASPGPPGPLSQTPPMQRPVEPQEGPHKSLVAHRVPLKPYAAPVPRSQSLQDQPTRNLAAFPASHDPDPAVPTPTATPSARGAVIRQNSDPTSEGPGPSPNPPAWVRPDNEAPPKVPQRTSSIATALNTSGAGGSRPAQAVRASNPDLRRSDPGWERSDSVLPASHGHLPQAGSLERNRVGASSKLDSSPVLSPGNKAKPDDHRSRPGRPASYKRAIGEDFVLLKERTMDEAPRPPKKAMDYSSSSEEVESSEDEEEESNGEPSEGSRDTPGARDGDTDSVSTMVVHDVEEIAGTQTPYGGGTMVVQRTPEEERSLLHADSNGYTNLPDVVQPSHSPTESSRGQSPPSKEGGGDYQSRGLVKAPGKSSFTMFVDLGIYQPGGSGDTIPITALVGGEGSRLDQLQYDVRKGSVVNVNPTNTRAHSETPEIRKYKKRFNSEILCAALWGVNLLVGTENGLMLLDRSGQGKVYGLIGRRRFQQMDVLEGLNLLITISGKRNKLRVYYLSWLRNKILHNDPEVEKKQGWTTVGDMEGCGHYRVVKYERIKFLVIALKNSVEVYAWAPKPYHKFMAFKSFADLPHRPLLVDLTVEEGQRLKVIYGSSAGFHAVDVDSGNSYDIYIPVHIQSQITPHAIIFLPNTDGMEMLLCYEDEGVYVNTYGRIIKDVVLQWGEMPTSVAYICSNQIMGWGEKAIEIRSVETGHLDGVFMHKRAQRLKFLCERNDKVFFASVRSGGSSQVYFMTLNRNCIMNW; via the exons GACCCTGCTGGAATCTTTGAACTGGTGGAGGTGGTCGGCAATGGAACCTACGGACAGGTGTACAAG GGTCGGCATGTCAAGACTGGGCAGCTGGCTGCCATCAAGGTCATGGATGTCACGGAG gatgaggaggaggagatcaAACAGGAGATCAACATGTTGAAAAAATATTCTCACCACCGCAACATTGCCACCTACTATGGGGCTTTTATCAAGAAGAGCCCCCCTGGAAACGACGACCAGCTCTGG CTGGTGATGGAGTTCTGTGGTGCTGGCTCTGTGACGGACCTGGTAAAGAACACCAAAGGAAACGCCCTGAAGGAGGACTGCATCGCCTACATCTGCAGGGAGATTCTCCGG GGTCTGGCCCACCTCCACGCCCACAAGGTGATCCACCGAGACATCAAGGGGCAGAACGTCCTGCTGACAGAGAATGCTGAGGTCAAGCTAG TGGATTTTGGGGTGAGTGCTCAGCTGGACCGCACCGTGGGCAGGCGGAACACTTTCATTGGGACCCCCTACTGGATGGCCCCGGAGGTCATCGCCTGTGATGAGAACCCCGATGCCACCTACGATTACAGG AGTGACATTTGGTCCCTAGGAATCACAGCCATCGAGATGGCAGAGGGAGCCCCCC CTCTGTGTGACATGCACCCTATGCGAGCCCTCTTCCTCATCCCTCGGAACCCACCACCCAGACTCAAGTCTAAGAAATG GTCTAAGAAGTTCATCGACTTCATTGACACATGTCTCATCAAGACATACCTGAGCCGCCCACCGACAGAGCAGCTGCTGAAGTTCCCCTTCATCCGCGACCAGCCCACGGAGCGGCAGGTCCGCATCCAGCTCAAGGACCACATCGACCGATCCCGGAAGAAACGAGGCGAGAAGG AGGAGACAGAATACGAGTACAGCGGCAGCGAAGAGGAAGATGACAGCcatggagaggaaggagagccAAG CTCCATCATGAACGTGCCCGGGGAGTCGACCCTGCGCAGGGAATTTCTCCGGCTCCAGCAGGAGAATAAGAGCAATTCAGAGGCtctaaagcagcagcagcagcagcagctgcagcagcagcaacagcgaGACCCCGAGGCGCACATCAAACACCTCCTGCACCAGCGGCAGCGCCGCATCGAGGAGCAGAAGGAGGAGCGGCGGCGCGTCGAGGAG CAACAGCGGCGGGAGCGGGAGCAGCGGAAGCTGCAGGAGAAGGAGCAGCAGCGGCGGCTGGAGGACATGCAGGCCCTGCGGCGTGAGGAGGAGCGGCGGCAGGCCGAGCGGGAGCAG GAATATATCCGTCACAGGCTAGAGGAGGAGCAGCGACAGCTCGAGATCCTTCAGCAACAGCTGCTCCAGGAACAGGCCCTACTGCTG GAATACAAGCGGAAGCAGCTGGAAGAGCAGCGGCAGTCAGAGCGTCTCCAGAGGCAGCTGCAGCAGGAGCATGCCTACCTCAAGtccctgcagcagcagcagcagcagcagcaacttcagaagcagcagcagcagcagcagcagcaaatccTGCCCGGGGACAGGAAGCCCCTGTATCATTATGGTCGGGGCATTAACCCCGCTGACAAACCAGCCTGGGCCCGAGAG GTAGAAGAGAGGACGAGGATGAACAAACAGCAGAACTCTCCCTTGGCCAAGACCAAGCCAAGCAGCACAGGGCCTGAGCCCCCTGTCCCCCAGGCCTCCCCTGGGCCCCCAGGACCCCTGTCCCAAACTCCTCCTATGCAGAGGCCGGTGGAGCCCCAGGAGGGACCACACAAG AGCCTGGTGGCACACCGGGTCCCACTGAAGCCATATGCAGCGCCTGTACCCCGATCCCAGTCCCTGCAGGACCAGCCCACCAGAAACCTGGCTGCCTTCCCAGCCTCTCACGACCCCGACCCTGCTGTCCCCACACCCACCGCCACGCCCAGCGCCCGAGGAGCTGTCATCCGCCAGAATTCAGACCCCACCTCCGAAGGGCCTGGCCCCAGCCCGAACCCCCCAGCCTGGGTCCGGCCAGATAATGAGGCCCCACCCAAG gTGCCTCAGAGGACCTCATCTATTGCCACTGCCCTTAACACCAGTGGGGCCGGAGGGTCCCGGCCAGCTCAGGCTGTCCGTGCCAG TAACCCCGACCTCAGGAGGAGTGACCCTGGCTGGGAGCGATCAGACAGTGTCCTCCCAGCCTCTCATGGGCACCTCCCCCAGGCTGGTTCACTGGAGCGGAACCGTGTGGGAG CTTCCTCCAAACTGGACAGCTCCCCAGTGCTCTCCCCTGGGAACAAAGCCAAGCCTGATGACCACCGCTCACGGCCAGGCCGGCCTGCA AGCTATAAGCGAGCCATTGGTGAG GATTTTGTGTTGCTGAAAGAGCGGACCATGGACGAGGCCCCCCGGCCTCCCAAGAAGGCCATGGACTACTCTTCATCCAGTGAGGAAGTGGAGAGCAgtgaggacgaggaggaggaaaGCAACGGCGAACCATCAGAGGGGAGCAGAGATACCCCTGGGGCCCG CGATGGAGACACAGACAGCGTCAGCACCATGGTGGTCCACGACGTGGAGGAGATAGCCGGGACCCAGACCCCCTATGGGGGCGGGACTATGGTGGTCCAGCGT ACTCCTGAAGAGGAGCGAAGCCTGCTGCACGCCGACAGCAACGGTTACACAAACCTGCCGGATGTGGTCCAGCCCAGCCACTCACCCACCGAGAGCAGCAGAGGTCAAAGCCCCCCCTCAAAGGAGGGAGGCGGCGAC TACCAGTCTCGAGGGCTTGTAAAGGCCCCTGGCAAGAGCTCCTTCACGATGTTTGTGGACCTAGGGATCTACCAGCCTGGAGGCAGTGGGGACACCATCCCTATCACAG CCCTAGTGGGTGGAGAGGGCAGTCGGCTCGATCAGCTACAATATGATGTGCGGAAAGGCTCTGTGGTCAACGTGAACCCCACCAATACCCGGGCCCACAGTGAAACCCCCGAGATTCGGAAGTACAAGAAGCGCTTCAATTCCGAGATCCTCTGTGCAGCCCTTTGGG GGGTCAACCTGCTGGTGGGCACCGAGAACGGGCTGATGTTGCTGGACCGAAGTGGGCAGGGCAAGGTGTATGGACTCATCGGGCGGCGACGCTTCCAGCAAATGGATGTGCTGGAAGGACTCAACTTGCTCATCACCATCTCAG ggaaaaggaacaaactgcGGGTGTATTACCTGTCCTGGCTCCGGAACAAGATTCTGCACAATGACCCAGAAGTGGAGAAGAAGCAGGGCTGGACCACCGTGGGGGACATGGAGGGCTGCGGGCACTACCGCGTTG TGAAATATGAACGCATTAAGTTCCTGGTCATCGCCCTGAAGAACTCCGTGGAGGTGTATGCCTGGGCCCCCAAACCCTACCACAAATTCATGGCCTTCAAG tCCTTCGCTGACCTCCCTCACCGCCCTCTGCTGGTTGACTTGACCGTAGAGGAGGGACAGCGGCTCAAGGTCATCTATGGCTCCAGTGCTGGCTTCCATGCTGTGGATGTTGACTCGGGGAACAGCTATGACATCTACATCCCTGTGCAT ATCCAGAGCCAGATCACACCCCATGCCATCATCTTCCTCCCCAACACCGATGGCATGGAGATGCTACTGTGCTATGAGGACGAGGGCGTCTACGTCAACACATATGGGCGGATCATTAAGGATGTGGTGCTGCAGTGGGGGGAGATGCCCACTTCTGTGG CCTACATCTGCTCCAACCAGATAATGGGCTGGGGTGAGAAAGCCATTGAGATCCGCTCCGTGGAGACGGGCCACCTGGATGGGGTCTTCATGCACAAACGAGCCCAGAGGCTCAAGTTCCTGTGTGAGCGGAATGACAAG GTGTTTTTTGCCTCAGTCCGCTCCGGGGGCAGCAGCCAAGTTTACTTCATGACTCTGAACCGTAACTGCATCATGAACTGGTGA